Sequence from the Argentina anserina chromosome 7, drPotAnse1.1, whole genome shotgun sequence genome:
TCTGATTTCAACCTATCACTAGTCTTCAACTTGTTAAAAACATGGCTCATTATTTTCATCCCCAACTTCTTTCGATTCCTCTCCCGAGCATTCTTCAACTCCAAAGCTCTAACTTCCTTCTGTCTAAGGTACTTCTTCCGCGCTCTAACAGCTTTTTCAGACATAGTGGGGCGCAACACCGAAGGCGGAACCGCCTGTAACTCCATCCCCATGAAATCAATCTTCTCAGACACTGCACTATGAATACAAGTCCTCATCTCATCCACCATCAACTCCAAACTCCCTCCCAAATACTCCACTACCCAGTTCCTCAACTCCACAGCCAACATTTTCGACCCGGATGTGATCACTAATATCTCATCCAAGTACCTAACCGCATATATCTTCGCCGGCTTAAACAACACACCATCCTCCTTCACCTCGATCCTCGGATTCTCCTCATTCTTCCTCAGACGCATCTCCTGAACTTGTTTATCAAACCCATCAAAATAAATGTTCAACAAAACAGCACTCAACCCACTCTCATCAGGAAACCCCCTCCCAAACCAACAACTACCCAGTTCAACTCTGACAACCCCACATTCGAACAATGCCTTAATCACACGAATCAAAACCTCGTCATCTATTTTCTGCTGCAAAACGAAACACAGCTTATCTACGTGTCGTGCTCCGAACTCGGCGCCGCTGTTGAATCCGACACTGAACCACCAAGTGGGATTAACCACCGAGTTCTTCAGGTACCTAACGGCCGTGTGCCGCCCCATGCTGACACGCCCCCCGTACGAAAACGTGGCGAACCGTTCGTCGTAGATAGCGGTGAGTACGAGTCTGATGGCTTCCATCAGGACTTTGAGTTTCAAAGTGGGTAGGACCAGATAAGACTGACCTGTCCCGACAGAGACGGTAGAGGCTGCCACATCGAAGCGATTTTCGCGGAGGTGGAGACCCATTTCGTGGAGGGAGAAGTGGTTGGAGTCGAGGAGGGAGGGGGCATTGTGGGCGGCGGTGCGGAGGTTGTGGGAGGCGGTGAGGAGGACGGGGTGTGAAGCGACGACGTTTTGGAGGAGGTTGGTGAATTTGCCGCGGTGGGGAGTGTAGTGGGTGAGGACTAAGGAGTTGAGTTGGGATTGGGAGAGAGGGTGTGGAGAGTTGGAGGTTGAATTTGGTGTGGAAGAAGATGAGAGGAGCTTGCAGAGTGAGGGGTTTGGGCGTAATGGAATGTTGGGTATTCTTCTCAACATCGAAGAGCCGATTCCGTCCCCTTGGTTATTTGCTACGAAGTTTATATCTTTCTCGTATGCACGGCGTGAAGTACATCGTCATTCAAAATAACTTAAACGAATTACGAAGTGactaccatatatatatgttaccaGATACATATCGTGTACTGAAGACGAATTCTATATGATAAATGGATTTGGGCAACTCAATATATGTCCATCTCCCGACGTGTTCAATACACTAAGTGTTCGAAATATCAGATGTATCGACCGATATATCGTTGATATTTCGAATCTGATACAATAAGGGcatatcggtcaaaatttatcgtTCAACGCATAAATGAtagtcaacggtcaaatatcggtcaaactttgatttttttttattttttcaatttttgtttaattttttaatatttatttcctctcttttaaaaaaaatatttttttttcattttttcatatatatttttaatatatatatgatgaatttcaagtctaaataatcattcttaaatacctatttttattattagatgtcattcgtgtactttaattgtcacaaaatcaagtatttattttctttagtttacttagtaccgttttttttagtttatttggtacatattgaagtataattttataaattttattgaaaataagaaaatccgataaaaccgatatatatcgatatattCCCGATATATTGTTTTACCTCTCGATCGATACGATACCGataaacgatatttagaccattgaatACACTATAGACGAATTCTAGGACAACTATGATAGAATTAGTTCATGGTTGACGCTGGACGCAAAGACAATACATTAACattgaaaacataaaaatcttgtatGCACGGCGTATATGATATACGACGCAATcttaattattaaaataatatatattttgatttttctaaTCTAGGTTGTTCACACATTGTATGTGAAGATACATGCCATGCATTGAAATATATAGATTTGTTTTGAGAATGCACCAAAATATATAGATTTAGGCATTTAGCTGCTGTGTTTGGATagagtaattttattttgatagaaattttattttcatggGAATTCTACTTTTAGGAATATAAAATTCTAAGAATTGAGAATTCTTTTGTTTAGATATTATTTCCTGTATTTTAAAAAATGGTTAGAATTGCATAGATTAGATTGGGAATTGAAGAATGACACATCTTTTTCATGGAAAATAAACAGGAAAACATGCTTCAAATTCCCCTTATATTTTCCAATAGAATTTGCACTTTCCTTGGAGTTTCAACCCAAACAAGATGAAGAATATCAAATTTctggaatttaattaaattcttcATTGTTTTCCCTTATATAAACACAACAGAAACATGTAATTAGTTTCCTTTATCCTTTCTTGACAGGTTTTTGTACGTACTAGATTGCTCCCCAAATTTGAATCTCTCTCCAATGGATGATAGGAAAAACCATTATAATTggtaaattagaaaaatgtatCATCTCTCATCttcaattagaaaaaaatcaccACTTAAAATCccaattataaaaaaagtcatctcaattgatttgaaattagaaaatagtcaacaagcttgaaacaaaattagaaaaagtcactttttaaatattttttccgGATTATTTTGCCATTTCtcactctttttcttcttcttctaattaCGGCCATACATTTGCCTTCCAACAATGGATTTAAGAGtggttggtaccgttggaaagatctctctcccctctttcatttgatacctaACCACTCCGAACCGACCACCATACAAGGCGCAACAACCCTCGCAAGGGGGAAATAATTCCGGTAAAATCGGAGCCAAGCTTCCCTAATTCTAGTTATTCTCTTCACTTTGGCATACTTATACcgatctcatttgaattttaatatcatttcgcatatttagacatttgctctcggcatgtcacacccgctgtcacactacctgtcacacctgctgtcacactacctgtcacacatgctgtcacactacttgtcacactaTCTCTCACACTCGTTATCACACATGTTgttacactacctatcaccttcgctatcacactacctatcacacgtCGCAGGAGCTCGAAGTCACGACGGCGAGCcctccctcttcctcctcAACGCGATTACACCTGCGGTGAGGCTCAAATCGAGCTGAAATGTCGTCGACCTCCTCTCCTCGATCCGAGACATTGCGGTGGCGATTGCAGCGGTCTCCGGCCGGTTCTGGATAAGCTGAAGGTACAGAGATCACTCCTCCTCCTACTTTTCGATTTTCATGGTGATTGGATGAGTTTGGCCGGAAGTGGTGGTGGGGCGCGTGTCGCCGTCTGTGGTGGCGCGTGATGGTAGAGAGAGCAAGAAATTTATGTTTTCAGGAAAAGAGAGGGTCAGAGGGATATAGCCATGGCCCCCGTGTCGCAAAATTCTAACATCGAGGAAACAACTGCCAACCCCACGACCCAACAAAAAGGGCCAACCCATCACTAGGCCCGTACTGTTTACTACTGTAGCTACACTGTTGAAATTGCCACCGGCGTATAATATAGTAAATGTTAATACACACTACTGAATTACTAACCGATCTTCTTCCTCTGAGTCTGAAATACTTTACAGTATCTCTATCATTCGACCAATTATCGATCCATTGGATCCCATATGTATGGTTAGATTTTGACGATCTGCTCTTGCATATATGTTCTTTCTTAAATTATTCTATATTCTATTTTTAAATAGATCTACAGTTATTTGACACGAGCAGGGGACATTTTGTCTCATTTCTAGGGTTTAATAGAAGTTGGGTTTTGGAACATCACCTTGTTTTAAATTCtagtttttttgttaattgtcTGCTCTGTCTCTGCTTCCAATCATAATCCTTCACTCTCTGTGTTATCAGCTTTGTTGTCTCTAGGCTAGGCTGCGCGCTCTTTTCAACTAGAACTACAGGATTTATACACATACCTTCatatattaatataattaGATATAGAGTTCAAGCGCCAACAGATTTGAGACAAGTTAAATCTAAACTCTAATTTTAAGTTTATTCTCATGCATTCAACAACTTAATATATAGTTCTGATCAAATTCATTCTGCCTCATTCCAAATAACCAGTTACATATCGATCAGTCTTTTTAATCCCTTGTCTCTGCCTAGCTTACTCTTCACAAGACTAGCTTGTCATAAGCTCTGGGTTTCAAATTCGGGGAGAACCTTTTATGAGTGCATCCTATGGTGCTTTGATTTCCTTTTTCTAGTCATGTACTCTGGAATATGTAGAAGCAAGCCGCTTTGTCTTAAAGCTTGGGGAGATCAAATCTTGCCTTAAAATTTCTACTCAACTATGTTGAACGGACACTGACACAACGACATGACACGGCGCGACACGACGACACGAAAAATCTTTAAAATCCATAATCTGATCTGacacgataaataaataattattatgtACATTttttatacataaaatatttaataatactACTATAGAGTTCAAAATCCATCCAAACCAAGGTCATGctccatatatacatattcttcatatataaaccaGATCACAATATTCATTCGTACCATTTCACAACAGACTAGGATTCTTCCAACCACTCAAACCAGATTACTATTACCCCAATAACCCCATACATGCATAATCCTCTTCACCAACCCATACATACATAGTCCTCTTCACTAATTTCAGATAGAAGTACACTGACCCCCAATAGAAGATTCAATATCATAACCCAATTTATTTAAAATCACTTTTGCAGTagcacctaatagcatgaatTAGGGAAAAGCATGAGATTGGGATAGATGGTGTGCATcggcagagagagagagagaggcagaTGCAGAGGCGTGCGAGTAGAGAAAACAGAGAAGAGAAGCGGGAAGAGAAAAAAGACGCAGATCTATTCATGTTTTAGgtttttgtcttcttctttttctgatAAAAATGTGACGTGGCGTATCCAAAGATGATGTGGCGTGTCGGtcaaagtatatgaaaaatcaaCAATTTACGATACCCGATATGGCGTGTCGGATATGTAATTTTGTCATATCGCCGTGTCGGAACATGTCGGACAAGCCGACAAGCCGAGACTCCAACATTTGCTGTGTCTGTGCAACATAGCTATTCAACAATGTTaataaaataacaataaaattaaattgaatGAGCTACGTATGTACAGTAGACGAACACATAatgataattatatatgaatatgtgCTTAATTCACATAAAAATTACCACGTACTCCAAATCGTACAATCAAATGAAGACTTTCTATAACTAATTACTTGTCACGTCTACCTGCAGTTGTCAAGAAATTGTCTCAGAAACTGTACGTAGAACATTCTTAAAAAGATGGTGTCTTTTTTCCAGATTATACAAAGAAAAGGATAACAAAAACTACAAACTAAAACCCTACCACAACTTATAGAATAGTCATCTAAGTGAATAACTCGAGCAACATTAGGAGGAAAGATTGAAATCCAGCTTCCATCATCAGCTAGCATCAAAATTGACTGCACTCCAAATATACTTGCACTCAAATTTCTGAAACTTGAAATCAAAGTTATAGAACCTATTGAATTAAATCAATTTAACATCAAAAATCTGCATCAACAACTTCGAAATCATCATCaatgtttttcttcttggcatcTTCAAGCTGCTTCATTAGTTCGGCGTTCATACAACAACagtctttctttttcactctCCCAATTCTACAATGAAGGGAGATAAAGTAAGATCTTAATTCatagtttcaactttcaagcacatatatatttgatggaTTCAAATTGCAAATAACAGTAACAATGGATTTGAATATGGCTGATCtggaaattataaatttatttatacatACTGATCGATGTACCATTGTTTTCTTGCAACAACATCTAACCAATTTATCTACACTCTATACGAACAATATTTGACTTATAAAGTTATTAATTACTTGCATATGATATTGTGTGCTTATAAGttagtttattttttatttttaaatgatttggCATATCGGGGTCATACCCCTTTACAAGCCATTCATTCCGAGTGTTTGACGGCCTCCGTAGAGGGGTTGACTCTCCCAGCGCATGGTGTTTCATCCACAAGGTTTCGAACTCGAGACCTTACTTAAGTCACAACAGCCCGCTACTACTACTGCATACATCCGCTGGTGCCTATTAGTTAGTTTATGGTAACAATTAACCATTattcaattaataaaaaaaacctaaGAAAAATCTTTTGAGTCATGGATATATAAGCGAAAACCATTTCAATTCGGCCTCACTATTTCCAAGTGCTTCTGTCACagccccaaaatttcgaatgataaaaattcgaatttgaagctatgaaaactctaaaacaatctcaaatagattgaaatcatcttataataacagtgtatcgaaactgagtccacagcacgactcagtcgacttgaataatacataaccagtttatacctcagtattaactgatgaaaatgtaaaattcactcaatcctcaccacaaacagaagaaagaaatctttaGAATAAGCCCTCTGAATATGCTAATCTccacatgcagaactatcccatacaccatcgaattggtgtaccgggattgtaaacacaaaaccGGTAATattttcagcccgtatgagtaaaccaacagtataacatacaaatgaaatatgacaaatAACATTCAAagacaaacgtactcatgtgacactaggcaacccatctgttacccaaaatcatttaaaaacatgggtactcatgagacctaggcaacccatatgttacccctcgtgcagtacaccgacagacactgggcaacccatctggttacccaaaatcatttaaaacatgggtactcatgagacccaggtacccatctattacccctcatgtagtacaccgacagacactgggcaacccatatgttacccaatatcactcaaaacatgggtgctcatgagacccagacaacccatctgttacctctcatgcagtacaccgacagacagactagagctctaactgaatcgtaaccgacacccggccaagacttggttccgattactgccaacaacgttCGATGAccagaaaacattttaacaagactcaatgtataaaccacgtacaatataacaatcaacacatgtttatgtactacaaccaagcgactcttgtacaacaataaaaatatcGTCACCACAATATAATCTCATTTTGAAATAAGaaccgtaacattatataatatagcaacccatatatatgtatcgtatttaccatttttgtacacatacacaactcactatattatatagatgtcacagttcactttttttaagaaattataaatatgagtcaccgccaatggtagacttatcatagtgagatttactcatattcaccatagtccataatcactaaaacattttcaaattatttattaaaatagcgtttcacttacccatgaaccatAGATGAttaagttcacgtaatttaaaccaaaacatattttttagaataatttttataagctagtgatgcaatgactatgttaacaacttaaactaaaatcaataactataacactacttcgatcatgatgatcattgtgaggtttactcaccttatttcctgcgtggAACTTCCACGACAACGAgagcgattccctcactcgtttcgtcggtcaactaatatcatgataaagtgcttagaaaacgatacgtaaaatctcaGGTGACGATTCATTACAGTTGAACAATGTTAacgaaacactgttcacaaagCTATGTttacaaaacactgttcactattcaagTGGAACAGCCgtattgtttcttcatttctagGCTTCAAACAGATCGAATCTCTCCCGGAAACTAACCCAGATCAGTAGGGGACGAAAAGACGGTTCCAACGCCACCAATGTCACTCAATTCCGTCACCGGATGACAGAGATATGGCCGGAAAAAGATTCGGCAACAAATAGGGAAAATCGCGTGAAAAGTACCCGatctcgggtgaacagtacccgagctgatttttagaaaaaaaactgattttctgatttttaatctcctctatttccttttatactcatcccaaaatcggaaaccaaacttccgTTGCTAACAAgtttcacatacgacatccgattaaagcGTGCCATGCGTGTAcaaactcgtattgacgaactctacgactttcatgaatgaagtagtctgagattcctaacggataaaaagtcaacttttcaCCCCTCACGGTAACGTTTCTGAGTATAAACCGCTCGAACACTTTTgttttctccctcgtactatataatcggatcatcaccaatttaaatatctccgaacaataattagaaaataattataaatttccggGATATTATAGCTTCCTTAAGATCTTCCACTTGAACTTCACTTTGTGTTCCACATTACTTCTCATATGTTTATAACtttttcatgtttaatgttcTGCTTATATTTTGGATCAGTTCTACTTTGAAGCTGTAATTACTAATTATGCATCTTTTGCAACTTGTTTGTTATATTCATTTTCTCTATTACTGTCTTCTAGCTTCCAAACTTTGATTCCAATCAATGATCAGACAATAattgttaacaaaaaaaatttgataccATCCTAATGATCCAATTGTCTCATTGTCCGTTTCCAACTATCCAATTCTCATTATGTATCTTTGTTAATGCTGCATCAACATTATATAGTTTTCAAGGGTTGTCACTGCTCTACTAGTTGCGTGGTGAGTCTGCGGCTTTATATGGAGTATTCTTCGTTATGGAACTCATCTAGCTAGTAGAGTTAGCAAGATGGGTTCAGAGGTGAAGGTTAAAGTTGTTCACAAAGAAACAATTAGACCATCCTCTCCAACTCCTCACCACCTTCGATTTTTCAGCCTGTCAATTTTTTATCAGCTTTCCCTTCCACTTTATGTCCCACTACTTCTGTTTGATCCCAACAATGATGATCACCAGCATTCTTTTGTTGTTCAAAGAACTAAGCTTCTGAAAAGTTCACTATCCGAATCTCTCACCCGCTTCTACCACTTTGCAGGAAGAGTTTTAGATAATGCTTCAGTCTGTTGTAATGACCAAGGAGTTATGTTTCTTGAAGCTAAGGTCATATGTACCATATCAAGGGTTTTGATCACACCTAATCCTGAGTTGCTGAAAAACTTGATTCCTTCAGGAGCTACAAAACGAGACACAGGCTATGATCTTCTACTAGTCCAGATCAACTTCTTCGAATGTGGTGGACTCGCAATAGGATTCAATGACTCACATAAGATCATTGATGCCTGCACACTCAGCAAATTCGTTGACAGTTGGGCGGCTAATACCATTGGACTGAATACCGGTGATGATGGAGTGATGTGCATTCATCAACTTCACAATGTTGCAACAGCTTCTGTTTTCCCACCACTGGATTTCTTCAGCATACCGCCACCCATTTTGGAGTTTCCTCTTGCAATGTGTACGACAAGGAGATTTTTGTTTGAGTCCTCAAAGATTGCACGTCTCAAGTCTCAAGCTGTCAGTGCTTTAGTGAAAAATCCTACCCGAGTTGAAGTCGTATCAGCATTGATATGGAAATGTGCAATGCAAACATCAAGAGCAAACACGGATGGTAGAAGACTTCCATCAGCATGGTGTAAAAAAGTGAACATGCGGAAAGTATTGGCGCACCCTTCTGCAGAAAACTTAATAGGTAATCTTTTAGGGTGTTTTGTAGCAAAATCAACAGGAGCTGAAAGTGATGATATTCAAGGCCTAGTTGCAGAAATGAGGAAGGAGTTAGATGACTTTAAGGAAAGCTATAGTACTAATGATGTCGGCGTGGATGATATGTGTGAGCTCTTAGCAAAGTTTGGGGAGCTGATGCATAAGGATGATATAGAGATTTATAATCCCACTAGCTGGTGCAGGTTACCATTCTATGAAGCTAATTTTGGATGGGGAAAGTCACTGATGAGTATTCCTGCTACTGAAGAATTCaagaatttaattttattaacaGATACGAGTGATGGAGATGGCATAGAAGCACGCTTGACTTTGAAAGTAGAAGACATGGCCATATTTGAAAACAATGAGGAGTTGCTGGCATATGCATGCTTCTGTAAATCCCTCTATAATTTAGTTAGTACcttaaacaaacaaaacctCCTGTATTTGTTTCATGACGTTTTAATACCAGCCGTCTCTGTTTCAACTCTGTTTCTCAGTATGATCGagcttcaaaaaaaaaaatgaacactACGAGGCAATTTCCGATTCAATAATAAGTGCATAGAACATCATCTCTGAATCATATGGTCAAGTTCAGACATTCTAGTCTTTGCAGCTTTGCTTTGTATTAGACCATGTTTCACTGTTAAGGAACTAACTCTGAGTAAGTATATGAGAGCAAAGCAGAGCTGCTCTGTAAATACAGGTGTCACTatcaataacaaaaaaaacatggCCTTATATGTAGAGTTTATTTGTTAGATAACTAGCTAGTTTATTTGTTATCTTCATGTATTAGATCTTTGTCTTAGACTCTTAGTACATTGGAACTgtagtaaaaaaaattgccAAATATATGTAGAGTTTCCATTTGAATTGAGGTCTATTGTTTTGAACATAAGCACAAATTGATTGCTAGTTACAGAGAGGATGTTCTTTCAAAAAGAGGGTGTGCGACTT
This genomic interval carries:
- the LOC126803486 gene encoding tabersonine-19-hydroxy-O-acetyltransferase-like, which gives rise to MGSEVKVKVVHKETIRPSSPTPHHLRFFSLSIFYQLSLPLYVPLLLFDPNNDDHQHSFVVQRTKLLKSSLSESLTRFYHFAGRVLDNASVCCNDQGVMFLEAKVICTISRVLITPNPELLKNLIPSGATKRDTGYDLLLVQINFFECGGLAIGFNDSHKIIDACTLSKFVDSWAANTIGLNTGDDGVMCIHQLHNVATASVFPPLDFFSIPPPILEFPLAMCTTRRFLFESSKIARLKSQAVSALVKNPTRVEVVSALIWKCAMQTSRANTDGRRLPSAWCKKVNMRKVLAHPSAENLIGNLLGCFVAKSTGAESDDIQGLVAEMRKELDDFKESYSTNDVGVDDMCELLAKFGELMHKDDIEIYNPTSWCRLPFYEANFGWGKSLMSIPATEEFKNLILLTDTSDGDGIEARLTLKVEDMAIFENNEELLAYACFYHFGISSQALKHGSHVCR
- the LOC126803485 gene encoding nuclear intron maturase 3, mitochondrial, which translates into the protein MLRRIPNIPLRPNPSLCKLLSSSSTPNSTSNSPHPLSQSQLNSLVLTHYTPHRGKFTNLLQNVVASHPVLLTASHNLRTAAHNAPSLLDSNHFSLHEMGLHLRENRFDVAASTVSVGTGQSYLVLPTLKLKVLMEAIRLVLTAIYDERFATFSYGGRVSMGRHTAVRYLKNSVVNPTWWFSVGFNSGAEFGARHVDKLCFVLQQKIDDEVLIRVIKALFECGVVRVELGSCWFGRGFPDESGLSAVLLNIYFDGFDKQVQEMRLRKNEENPRIEVKEDGVLFKPAKIYAVRYLDEILVITSGSKMLAVELRNWVVEYLGGSLELMVDEMRTCIHSAVSEKIDFMGMELQAVPPSVLRPTMSEKAVRARKKYLRQKEVRALELKNARERNRKKLGMKIMSHVFNKLKTSDRLKSEYRIENEVREIFSTWADEVVQEFLGSLDERWEWYRKLSAGTFLSLRHIRQQLPEELVDSYDKFQEQVDKHLNPVRERKAREEEERRVIEEAEQKYAKRTVEDLTKVCVKVDAPIEVMRKAVKLIGFTNPMGRPRPITLLTALEDADIIKWYAGIGRRWLDFYCCCHNFKMVKTIVSYHLRFSCILTLAEKHESTKREAMQHYTKDLKVFDINGNEELFFPTEREVKMMGDKNLSDPKPVDGAFSLALIRLASDEPPYSCVAHFCDRTDTIVYRVRLLQSQLNVTPLDEKKLVLGMGAINERLHLKCFPLCSDHIHELYMGRITFQDIDCTSFVDVD